One Psychrosphaera aestuarii DNA window includes the following coding sequences:
- a CDS encoding ATP-binding protein, with protein sequence MPALNRIILINTHMQGVVELNLDGHTNICGTNASGKTTLQRLIPVFYGEYPSRVVPATRDSFERWYLPQTNSYIIYEYLRGDDDVDVCQVVLTSSGKGVDYRLINKKFELADYLSQGVLEDQQATSPTELVRTIKRDGILCSRKLNTKEFKAIIQNDRAVLASHRDLPGYARLFSLAYGNKNLRHIEKLAKAVHSKEGKMETIKAMVAAILEEDGITPGETKLSATKVDEWIRECKLIKGFEAIRPEFTKLEQSYSDFNQINQRLAELKQQISLDQSILAKSKAELDGAMLQNKLDYQQLENVWSEQRDELNQTHSAAKSDVEIYTSKLDTVESEYDDWQEKNIEKYKESLEQLPRWNSELQSAESRLVLLTDQHQDIESRFNKQLIDIRDQHEQELEAYVEQKETLKDARTEKMTDQHSQLSALQTKFDNELNSLNSEYREQKFTLETELTKLSTLINNVGFTQQEQHQLELLELAVREASELEDVAREKLKQAQDSLTKVKSSQYHEDLNLQKARQDVAEKEKAVEAVNAILYPGQGSLLEFLRQEKPGWESNIGKVINPSLLQRTDLEPSLSSGSDEHSFGLVLATANIKLPADCVQESELQNRLDLAEQQLKDALEAQYSSESKLSDINNGLRTAELQCAKAQTEVNNALLNRKRAIQDKEQTTHEFQAALKDRKQHYQKQIAQQTNALQTLKMKQDEALDEVADQQRDAEMELKSHWQTLINEVEQQLAQIESHIGQCQTSLKSEIKQLEQWQKDELANRGVDVDDIGDIKRKIKQLKDDINTTEKHRHLVLEFNVWYQTNYVKQKVVWQQQLADARQLEAQSKRELDKALNAYKQNVATIKQVLTDTEKALKNTIEQEQQAQLISAQIKKLKLADVQPVRESGNIVQRLSEASSLMAKREEQLQAIRHYVDNFDQKIAAQSGTGFYDAWERSREACSTIDEDGLRQVDAVKLVPELDQLINGLIPQKLNSIREQGRIFGLALSEYYKILKDIEQHIGLQSERISKEVDEELFLDGVSDSAVKIRSKIDELEFWPDLQRFNDLYAKWIASGAHTLPDDDYALSMRRVIDILGKAALSGGISKLLDIELHIKESGRELVIRTDRQLNESSSHGMAYLILCKFLLAFTRLLRGNSDAIIHWPIDELGTLHQTNIKKIFDACQKNKIHVVGAFPNPESEVLSLFKNRYLIDKQKRQLQVVEPKINAISKRIKEKLNKTETKEISA encoded by the coding sequence ATGCCAGCCTTAAATCGGATAATATTAATTAATACTCATATGCAGGGAGTTGTTGAGCTTAACCTTGATGGCCACACTAATATTTGTGGTACAAACGCCTCTGGTAAGACAACACTTCAGCGATTAATTCCAGTCTTTTATGGCGAGTATCCAAGTCGGGTTGTACCCGCCACTCGTGATTCCTTTGAGCGTTGGTATTTACCCCAAACTAATAGTTATATTATTTATGAGTATTTACGCGGCGACGATGATGTTGATGTATGTCAAGTCGTGCTGACATCTTCAGGTAAGGGCGTTGATTACCGATTAATAAACAAAAAATTTGAGTTGGCAGATTATTTGTCTCAAGGTGTATTAGAAGATCAACAAGCAACCAGTCCAACAGAATTGGTTCGTACAATTAAACGTGACGGTATTTTATGTTCTCGTAAGCTTAATACCAAAGAGTTCAAAGCCATCATTCAAAATGATAGGGCCGTGTTGGCAAGCCATAGAGATTTACCAGGTTATGCTCGATTATTTAGCTTGGCTTATGGAAACAAAAATCTTCGTCACATAGAAAAGTTAGCAAAAGCCGTTCACAGCAAAGAAGGCAAGATGGAAACCATCAAAGCGATGGTAGCTGCTATTTTAGAAGAAGACGGTATCACGCCAGGAGAGACTAAACTCAGCGCGACTAAAGTGGATGAGTGGATTAGAGAGTGCAAGCTCATTAAAGGTTTCGAAGCCATTCGACCAGAATTCACCAAACTTGAACAATCCTATTCTGATTTTAACCAAATTAATCAGCGCCTTGCAGAATTGAAGCAGCAAATTAGTCTAGATCAAAGCATTTTGGCTAAGTCAAAAGCAGAACTAGATGGTGCCATGTTGCAGAATAAACTCGATTATCAGCAGTTAGAGAATGTTTGGTCTGAACAACGCGATGAATTAAATCAGACACACTCTGCAGCTAAATCAGATGTGGAAATTTACACATCGAAACTTGATACCGTTGAGTCTGAATATGACGACTGGCAAGAAAAGAACATAGAGAAATATAAAGAAAGCCTTGAGCAACTTCCTCGCTGGAATAGTGAATTACAAAGCGCAGAGTCAAGATTAGTATTACTTACAGATCAACACCAAGATATAGAATCTAGATTTAATAAACAATTGATTGATATTCGAGATCAGCACGAACAAGAGCTCGAAGCTTACGTTGAACAAAAAGAAACGCTTAAAGATGCTCGAACTGAAAAGATGACCGATCAACACAGTCAACTAAGTGCGTTACAAACCAAGTTCGACAATGAATTAAACTCGCTTAATTCAGAATATCGAGAGCAAAAGTTCACGTTAGAAACCGAACTTACAAAGTTATCTACTTTAATCAACAATGTCGGGTTTACCCAACAAGAACAACATCAATTAGAGTTACTAGAACTTGCTGTACGTGAAGCGTCAGAGCTTGAAGACGTTGCAAGGGAGAAGTTGAAACAGGCACAGGATAGCTTGACTAAAGTAAAATCAAGTCAGTACCACGAAGACCTTAACTTACAAAAAGCAAGACAAGACGTCGCTGAGAAAGAAAAGGCCGTTGAGGCAGTTAATGCGATTTTATACCCAGGGCAAGGCTCATTACTTGAGTTCCTGCGCCAAGAAAAGCCGGGTTGGGAGAGTAATATTGGTAAGGTTATTAATCCTTCGTTATTACAACGGACAGATCTTGAACCAAGTCTTTCTTCTGGTAGTGATGAACATAGTTTTGGACTTGTTCTCGCGACAGCTAATATCAAACTGCCTGCTGATTGTGTACAAGAATCCGAATTACAAAACCGTTTAGACCTTGCTGAGCAGCAATTAAAAGATGCGTTAGAAGCTCAATATAGCTCAGAGTCTAAACTATCGGATATAAATAACGGGTTACGAACAGCTGAGCTTCAATGTGCAAAGGCACAAACAGAAGTTAACAATGCTTTACTTAATCGTAAACGTGCAATTCAAGATAAAGAACAAACAACACATGAGTTTCAAGCGGCACTTAAAGACAGAAAACAGCATTATCAAAAGCAAATAGCCCAACAAACCAACGCATTACAAACATTAAAAATGAAACAGGATGAGGCGCTTGATGAAGTTGCTGATCAGCAAAGAGACGCTGAAATGGAACTCAAGTCTCACTGGCAAACATTGATTAATGAAGTGGAACAGCAATTAGCTCAAATAGAAAGTCACATCGGTCAATGCCAAACATCGCTTAAGTCAGAAATAAAGCAACTTGAGCAATGGCAAAAGGACGAGTTAGCAAATAGAGGTGTTGATGTTGATGACATCGGTGATATCAAACGAAAGATTAAACAGCTCAAAGACGATATCAACACGACCGAAAAACACAGACATTTAGTCTTAGAATTTAATGTTTGGTACCAAACTAATTATGTAAAGCAAAAAGTCGTTTGGCAACAGCAATTGGCTGACGCACGACAATTAGAAGCGCAAAGTAAACGTGAGTTGGATAAGGCGTTAAATGCCTATAAACAAAACGTTGCGACAATAAAACAAGTTTTGACAGATACCGAAAAGGCGCTCAAGAATACGATAGAGCAAGAGCAACAAGCGCAACTAATATCCGCTCAAATTAAAAAGCTTAAGTTAGCTGATGTTCAACCTGTGCGAGAGTCTGGCAATATTGTCCAAAGGCTAAGCGAGGCAAGCAGTTTAATGGCCAAAAGGGAAGAGCAACTACAAGCAATTCGTCACTATGTTGATAATTTTGATCAAAAAATAGCAGCGCAAAGTGGTACCGGTTTTTATGACGCATGGGAGCGAAGTCGCGAGGCGTGCAGCACAATAGACGAAGACGGGTTGCGTCAAGTTGATGCGGTGAAATTAGTACCAGAACTAGACCAACTTATTAATGGTTTAATACCACAAAAATTAAATAGTATTCGTGAACAAGGCCGAATCTTTGGTTTGGCACTATCTGAGTATTACAAGATACTAAAAGATATTGAACAACATATTGGTTTACAGAGTGAACGAATAAGTAAAGAAGTTGATGAAGAGTTATTTTTAGATGGCGTTTCAGACTCTGCGGTTAAAATTCGCTCTAAAATAGATGAGTTAGAGTTTTGGCCTGATTTACAAAGGTTTAATGACCTGTACGCAAAGTGGATTGCATCTGGGGCACACACTCTGCCTGATGATGACTATGCACTTAGTATGCGAAGAGTTATAGATATCTTAGGTAAAGCTGCATTATCTGGTGGTATTAGCAAATTACTCGATATTGAATTACACATCAAAGAAAGTGGCCGAGAGTTAGTGATAAGAACAGACAGGCAACTTAACGAGTCTTCAAGTCACGGTATGGCCTATTTAATTTTATGTAAATTTTTATTGGCGTTTACGAGACTGTTACGTGGAAATAGTGATGCTATTATTCATTGGCCGATAGATGAGTTAGGTACCTTGCATCAGACTAATATCAAAAAAATATTTGATGCCTGTCAGAAGAATAAAATTCATGTGGTTGGTGCATTTCCTAATCCAGAATCAGAAGTATTGTCGTTATTTAAAAATCGCTATTTGATTGATAAGCAGAAACGTCAATTACAGGTCGTTGAGCCAAAAATTAACGCAATATCAAAACGCATTAAAGAAAAACTTAACAAAACAGAAACAAAGGAGATATCAGCATGA
- a CDS encoding phosphoenolpyruvate carboxylase, producing MNNNLKKAGISLLNALSNHSELVMQAYFSGSINESDYSPKVINNLLDVKILWRPENERQLRLRPSLRTLLEESLQDENNRQIDANIGSSLTTLKTQAEHYKDALAQGRFKESEAVLSDVTERVYSLTDMLATNVRLIWSRISNEFGYVSTVDAKIRENELAQTQVSELLNQLSLFQFDKLSEISGSHRELRHLLVVTLQSSFAHCTQELSLAQSKLMDLLGRFREFKGRTRLLKGFVLHLEQQPDFKPQSYPMLSHVPTLFNVSESIISPAAIDVNDVSQEHELLTMVDKIRHINRRLVPVRTGSNSSPLVMQDTAAIELEESRLKNAVEEFFCDVIEAGKNTTALDYYAQKQLDFDPEVWLYQVIGGYHGLPEQDKDYFAIETLGAPDPAFSGNYVITDIEIGLQ from the coding sequence ATGAATAACAACTTGAAAAAAGCGGGTATCTCATTGCTAAATGCCTTGAGCAATCATTCCGAGTTGGTGATGCAAGCTTATTTCTCAGGCAGTATCAATGAGTCTGATTATTCGCCAAAGGTGATTAATAATTTATTAGACGTAAAAATCTTGTGGCGCCCTGAAAATGAGCGACAACTACGATTGCGTCCGTCATTACGTACCTTGCTTGAAGAAAGTCTACAAGATGAAAATAACCGACAAATTGACGCCAATATAGGATCAAGTTTGACGACGTTAAAAACGCAAGCGGAACACTATAAAGATGCGCTTGCCCAAGGGCGCTTTAAGGAGTCGGAAGCGGTATTGTCGGATGTGACAGAGCGTGTTTATAGCCTTACTGATATGTTAGCAACCAATGTTCGATTAATATGGTCGCGTATAAGTAATGAGTTTGGATATGTGTCAACTGTTGATGCCAAAATACGAGAAAACGAATTAGCACAGACTCAAGTATCCGAATTGTTAAACCAGTTAAGCTTGTTCCAATTTGATAAGTTGAGCGAAATTTCTGGTTCCCACAGAGAGTTACGCCATTTGCTGGTGGTTACCTTACAAAGTAGTTTTGCTCATTGTACTCAAGAGCTGAGTTTAGCGCAGAGTAAGCTAATGGACTTACTTGGCAGGTTTAGAGAGTTTAAAGGGCGAACGCGTTTGTTAAAAGGGTTCGTATTGCATCTTGAGCAACAACCAGACTTTAAGCCGCAATCTTACCCAATGTTATCGCATGTCCCTACGCTATTTAATGTTAGCGAAAGTATTATAAGTCCAGCAGCGATTGATGTTAACGATGTATCACAAGAACACGAGTTATTAACTATGGTCGATAAAATACGCCATATTAATCGCCGCCTCGTTCCTGTGCGCACTGGAAGTAATAGTTCGCCATTAGTAATGCAGGATACAGCAGCAATTGAATTAGAGGAAAGCCGTCTAAAAAATGCGGTAGAGGAGTTTTTCTGTGATGTCATTGAAGCGGGTAAAAATACGACAGCTTTAGATTACTACGCACAAAAACAATTAGACTTTGATCCGGAAGTTTGGCTTTATCAGGTCATTGGCGGTTATCATGGTTTACCTGAGCAAGACAAAGATTATTTTGCAATAGAAACGCTTGGTGCGCCAGATCCCGCGTTTAGCGGTAATTACGTTATCACCGATATTGAGATAGGTCTGCAATAA
- a CDS encoding NUDIX hydrolase — translation MRLLTTAIHPEISDLNALTFTRKATRAIVLNQRQILMLYTKRYDDFSLPGGGVDNEETITEGLVRELKEETGAQKVVNIKEFGLYKEYRPWHKPGFDIIHMESYCFTCEIEGELTAPTFEPHEVQNGMTPQWVNIFEAIAHNERTIKHSSKKGMSVERETFLLKRIVEELINEN, via the coding sequence TTGCGCTTATTAACAACTGCGATACACCCTGAAATTAGCGATTTAAATGCATTAACTTTTACACGAAAAGCAACACGAGCTATTGTGTTAAATCAACGTCAAATTTTAATGCTTTACACCAAGCGCTACGATGACTTTAGTTTACCTGGTGGTGGTGTTGATAATGAAGAGACCATTACTGAGGGTTTAGTTCGTGAATTAAAAGAAGAAACCGGCGCGCAGAAAGTAGTGAACATTAAAGAATTTGGTTTATACAAGGAATATAGACCTTGGCATAAGCCGGGTTTTGATATTATCCACATGGAGTCATATTGTTTTACCTGTGAAATAGAAGGTGAATTAACTGCCCCTACTTTTGAGCCTCATGAGGTTCAAAACGGAATGACACCACAATGGGTAAATATATTCGAAGCCATTGCCCACAACGAACGAACCATTAAGCACAGCTCAAAAAAAGGCATGTCTGTAGAACGAGAAACCTTTTTACTAAAGCGTATTGTAGAAGAGTTAATTAACGAAAATTAG
- a CDS encoding DUF748 domain-containing protein: MKRIIVLLLVSSIVAVIVGLFTLSSYLTRWGVEYAFAEQNLTLKESLSVSYDPFISELNVKNFALLHNNTTELVSFDSMRINLELAPLFNQGLIINDIELSGLALNMAKQDDNALLLNGWSTDNFTTSTGESADKNSETKSQAEQAKPSEPFITDVLISNIELSNILINTNLNNQRHNIDLKNLTIENFDLQLNNKLQPKALNFKLNSDLAYKLSDDNQGLSVITNILLGLSPQITFDDPDTVAVYLEQAGLTLNDTKVVSSPQDVSVNFEQWHTDIAEINVTAGENLRADVMYKTSLKNTNVSTVKTAQTMLTLASFQLNNVSSIVDLNDAVPKYNVAFSDANFVNLQLMPNEDQTVPKLLDLTELTIKNVELSNSLASIENIIIGDLSTNVIVNKDKSLANLVLPSPAQPSDSMTDKVTANSKNNTTTDTVSSQQASIETATESTNESTTESTKASGPTITLKLAELSNNGIFNLNTLDLSVEPNFRSLIQVQSIRLADIDSSQPQLVSVFDLAATNNTYAQINVSDRSQLFIESPKHDIKITLDEIDLASISPYISSALGYHINTGQLDSTINANIVGNKIEGEADLLMRSVDLTAISNQGEESSFSGGAISFNYALGMLKDGDGHVELNVPFDGDLNNPSVGFSGFLSLIVQRATMSAAKDYLINTFVPYANVVNFALSASKHVLKLRFNDMLFEPQQDALTDKEIQRLQELALVLQKHDSTNIRLCPISVIDDLLSKEAEENEQSSVSKKSITAEQVQQLIDLGQRRAEDTKSFLVNKGEIKSKRILACAPTIEYKANAKPRIAFNET; encoded by the coding sequence ATGAAGAGAATCATTGTTTTATTGTTAGTATCAAGCATTGTTGCCGTTATAGTTGGGCTATTTACTTTATCCTCCTATCTTACTCGTTGGGGCGTGGAATATGCGTTTGCTGAACAAAATCTAACTTTAAAAGAAAGTTTGTCAGTCAGTTATGACCCCTTTATTAGTGAGCTCAATGTCAAAAACTTCGCCTTGCTACATAACAACACAACCGAATTAGTCTCTTTTGATTCCATGAGAATTAACCTTGAGTTGGCACCGCTTTTTAATCAGGGTCTTATCATCAACGATATTGAGCTATCGGGCCTCGCCCTTAATATGGCAAAACAAGATGACAACGCCTTACTACTAAATGGATGGTCTACCGACAATTTTACAACGAGTACCGGTGAATCGGCTGACAAAAACTCAGAAACAAAAAGTCAAGCTGAACAAGCCAAGCCGAGTGAACCTTTTATTACCGATGTTTTGATATCTAACATTGAATTATCAAATATTTTAATTAACACCAACCTAAATAATCAGCGTCATAACATAGATTTAAAAAACTTAACCATCGAGAATTTTGATCTTCAACTAAATAATAAACTGCAACCTAAAGCTCTTAACTTTAAATTAAACAGCGACCTGGCCTATAAACTTAGCGATGATAATCAAGGCCTCTCTGTAATAACGAATATACTGCTGGGACTTAGCCCTCAAATTACTTTTGATGACCCTGACACCGTTGCGGTTTATTTAGAACAAGCTGGCCTTACGTTAAACGACACTAAGGTAGTTTCTTCACCACAAGATGTTAGTGTTAATTTTGAGCAGTGGCATACCGATATCGCTGAGATTAACGTAACTGCGGGCGAAAACTTACGTGCTGATGTGATGTACAAAACATCACTCAAAAACACCAATGTCAGTACTGTAAAAACAGCACAAACCATGTTGACCTTAGCGTCTTTTCAGCTCAACAATGTGTCTAGTATTGTCGACTTAAACGATGCCGTGCCGAAATATAATGTCGCTTTTTCCGACGCAAACTTTGTTAATTTGCAATTAATGCCAAATGAAGACCAAACAGTACCTAAATTATTAGATTTAACTGAGTTAACGATTAAAAACGTCGAGCTATCCAATAGTCTAGCTTCAATAGAGAACATCATAATTGGTGACTTATCCACTAATGTTATAGTCAACAAAGATAAATCCTTAGCAAATCTTGTACTGCCCTCACCTGCGCAACCTTCAGACAGCATGACTGACAAAGTTACAGCAAATTCTAAAAATAATACGACTACTGACACAGTAAGTTCGCAGCAAGCCTCAATTGAAACCGCAACAGAGTCCACAAACGAATCCACAACAGAGTCGACAAAAGCCTCGGGACCGACGATAACGCTTAAACTGGCAGAGCTATCAAACAACGGTATTTTTAACTTAAACACCCTTGATTTAAGTGTTGAGCCAAACTTCCGTTCGTTAATACAAGTACAATCAATTCGACTCGCTGATATTGATAGTAGTCAACCGCAATTAGTAAGTGTTTTTGATTTAGCAGCTACAAATAATACCTATGCCCAAATCAATGTCTCTGACCGAAGCCAGCTGTTTATAGAATCGCCTAAACACGATATAAAAATCACATTAGATGAAATTGATTTAGCATCAATCTCTCCCTACATTAGCTCTGCTCTTGGTTATCATATAAATACCGGGCAACTAGATAGTACAATCAATGCCAATATTGTCGGCAACAAAATCGAAGGTGAAGCTGATTTATTGATGCGCTCGGTGGATTTGACAGCCATATCTAATCAAGGCGAGGAGAGTTCGTTTAGTGGTGGTGCAATCTCATTCAATTATGCTTTAGGTATGTTAAAAGACGGCGACGGGCATGTTGAACTTAATGTTCCCTTTGATGGCGACCTCAATAACCCTTCTGTTGGCTTTAGTGGCTTTTTATCACTTATTGTCCAGCGCGCAACGATGTCAGCTGCAAAAGACTATTTGATAAATACGTTTGTGCCGTACGCTAATGTTGTAAACTTTGCTCTCTCTGCCAGTAAACATGTTTTAAAGTTAAGATTTAACGATATGCTTTTTGAGCCGCAGCAAGACGCACTTACCGACAAAGAGATTCAACGGTTACAGGAATTAGCACTCGTGTTGCAAAAACACGACTCTACTAATATAAGACTATGCCCAATCAGTGTCATCGATGATCTACTATCAAAAGAGGCTGAAGAAAATGAGCAAAGTAGTGTAAGTAAAAAATCAATTACTGCTGAACAAGTTCAGCAACTGATAGATTTAGGACAACGTCGAGCCGAGGACACAAAATCGTTTTTAGTTAACAAAGGCGAAATAAAATCAAAACGAATTTTAGCCTGTGCGCCAACAATTGAATATAAAGCGAATGCTAAGCCGCGTATTGCATTTAATGAAACATAA
- a CDS encoding DMT family transporter, which produces MPVSIAFFVVVLVWSTTPLGIVWSSESIAPTLSLLMRMSIAATVGLLLMYSLNIKLNTSRRAFKVYCFSSISLSVGMLFCYFAAQYISSGLMALSFGLTPILSGLLAQRWLSETKFTKTKKMSLFIALTGLAIVCSENMVINDGAIYGFTFIFVGVVLFSLSSVLVKGVKIDLHPLSTTVGSLIVSLPVYLLAWLLLDGEVNYEQWQPRAVWSVIYMGIFASLLGFLAYFYILQKLETSTVALVTMLTPVVSMTLGILLNNERFSMTLLVGGVLIMIGLGVFQFGNRFFAKYNRTKNSNLGV; this is translated from the coding sequence ATGCCTGTTTCAATTGCGTTTTTTGTTGTTGTTTTAGTTTGGTCTACCACACCGTTAGGGATTGTTTGGAGCAGTGAATCCATTGCACCCACTTTGTCTTTGTTAATGAGAATGTCAATTGCGGCAACGGTTGGTTTACTATTAATGTATTCCCTTAATATTAAACTTAATACTTCACGAAGAGCCTTCAAAGTATACTGTTTTTCTAGTATCAGTTTATCGGTTGGTATGCTGTTTTGTTATTTTGCCGCGCAATACATATCGTCGGGTCTTATGGCGCTGAGCTTTGGATTGACACCAATATTATCTGGTCTATTAGCACAACGTTGGTTGTCCGAAACTAAGTTTACTAAAACAAAAAAAATGTCGTTATTTATTGCGCTTACTGGCCTAGCAATTGTGTGTAGCGAGAATATGGTAATTAACGACGGCGCTATTTATGGCTTTACTTTCATTTTTGTTGGTGTGGTGTTATTTAGTTTAAGTAGCGTTTTGGTTAAAGGCGTAAAAATAGATCTTCATCCGTTATCAACTACAGTCGGCTCGTTAATAGTATCTCTGCCCGTATATCTATTAGCCTGGTTGTTACTCGATGGCGAAGTTAATTATGAACAGTGGCAGCCGCGAGCTGTGTGGTCAGTTATTTATATGGGAATATTTGCGTCGTTACTTGGTTTCTTAGCGTATTTTTACATATTACAAAAGTTGGAAACGAGTACTGTTGCATTAGTAACCATGTTGACGCCAGTTGTGTCTATGACTTTGGGCATACTTCTTAATAACGAACGTTTTTCTATGACTTTACTAGTCGGTGGCGTTTTAATAATGATTGGACTAGGTGTTTTTCAGTTTGGTAATCGTTTTTTTGCAAAATATAATCGAACAAAAAATAGTAATCTCGGCGTTTAG
- a CDS encoding isopenicillin N synthase family dioxygenase: MMLSIVDFKADNAAQEFVKSLHETGFGVLKNHPLQKDLLQSIYDNWAGYFASENKQDFHFNVDTQDGFFPDTVSETAKGHDKKDIKEYYHYYPWGQCPEELREQIHAYYEQANELASTLLDWVEKHSPADVAANYKTALSSMIKDSEQTLLRILHYPPITGEEEAGAIRAAAHGDINLLTVLPAANQGGLQVQKKDGSWFDVPGDFGCLVVNIGDMLQEASGGYFPSTIHRVINPEGADRSKSRISLPLFLHPRPDVVLSDRYTAGEYLDERLRELGVK; the protein is encoded by the coding sequence ATAATGTTATCTATTGTTGATTTTAAAGCTGATAATGCAGCTCAAGAGTTTGTTAAGTCTCTTCATGAAACTGGTTTTGGTGTTTTAAAAAACCACCCATTACAAAAAGATTTATTGCAGTCTATTTATGACAATTGGGCTGGATACTTCGCTTCAGAAAATAAACAAGACTTTCACTTTAATGTAGATACTCAAGACGGTTTTTTCCCAGATACAGTGAGTGAAACAGCCAAGGGTCACGATAAAAAAGACATTAAAGAATACTACCATTATTACCCTTGGGGCCAATGTCCAGAAGAGCTTCGTGAGCAAATTCATGCATATTATGAACAAGCTAACGAATTGGCATCGACGTTATTAGATTGGGTAGAAAAGCACTCTCCAGCAGACGTTGCAGCGAATTATAAAACGGCACTTTCTTCAATGATTAAAGACAGTGAACAAACGTTACTTCGAATTCTTCATTATCCACCGATTACTGGTGAAGAAGAGGCAGGCGCTATTCGTGCGGCCGCTCACGGTGACATTAACTTATTAACCGTGCTACCAGCAGCCAACCAAGGTGGTTTACAAGTTCAGAAGAAAGATGGTTCTTGGTTTGATGTACCTGGTGACTTTGGTTGTTTAGTGGTGAACATTGGTGACATGTTACAAGAAGCGTCAGGCGGTTATTTCCCATCTACTATTCACCGTGTAATAAACCCTGAAGGGGCGGATCGCAGTAAGTCGCGCATTTCTTTGCCACTATTTTTACACCCACGTCCTGATGTAGTGTTATCTGACCGTTATACAGCGGGTGAATACTTAGATGAACGTTTGAGAGAGTTAGGCGTTAAATAA